The Kryptolebias marmoratus isolate JLee-2015 linkage group LG9, ASM164957v2, whole genome shotgun sequence nucleotide sequence TGAGAGACGGACgagcaacaacaaaagacaactttgagaaagaaaacacagtaCAAATCGAAATGGAAGGAAACGATAAGGTGTCAGTCATTGAATTAATGAAAAGCATTCGGCTTTTATGTGGAGGACTTTTGGCTTGTAGGTTGATAACGGAGAGGAAGTATGAGGTAACAATGAGCAACAACACGGCGAAAAAAAGattactggatggatttaaaatcGGGTCAACGAGGATAATGGCCAAAGAATTAATAAACGACAAGctagttgtttcttttttgggaCTGCCGGCTTACATTACGGACGAGGAAATACTGCAAAAACTACGAGGATGGGGAGTCTCTGCAATATCACCAATCAAGCGTCGGGTGTGGCCGGGAACCAAAATAGCGGACGGAACAAGGtttgtaaaagttaaatttactgATACTGTCCAGTCTCTGCCATACTCTGTAAGGTTCAACACAGCGCTTGGTCCGGAGTACTTCCGGGTAATTCATGATAAACAAGTCAAAGTTTGCAGGATATGTTTACAGCCAGGTCACATTGTCAGGGATTGTCCTGAGTTTTTGTGTCACGCCTGCGGAGTCCAGGGGCATTATGCGAGAGAATGctccggaaaaaaaaaaaggaaagaaatgtcTTGTATGTTACAATGAATTGGGGAACTGCATCTGTAACCTAAGTGAGTCTGAAGAGCAAGGTCAGGGTCTTGAACTAAGTCAGAAAAGAAGAGCTACTGAAGACGCAAAGGTGAGCGAATTGGAGGGGGAAATGGACGAGGACGTGCAGTATGAGAAGGGTGAGGAAGGGCAAGGCGAATGTGTGTTGAGTGCCGTGCGGCCTGTCGCCGGTGTATCGGACACGGAGGTGCCCGGTGTGCTGGCAGCAAACGGTGATGCACTGGACGTGGAAGTCAGCGCGCTGGGGACGGAGGTGTCCAGAGTGCTGACTGCAAATAAAACGTTCAAAGCCGGCAAAAAAGTGGTTGAGGGGAAGCAGGAAGAagttgctgctcctcctctccctgTGGCAGAGAACATTTCGATGCCTTTGTCCCCTAATCACCTGCCGTCCTTCCAAGCCCCTCTAAATGCCTCACCTCGAAGATCAAAGTCAGTAGAAGACATGGAGTCGGACCCTGACCTAGCTAAAATTCTGTTCACAAGGAAAAGGTTGGCCTCATTGGAAGCgaaaaaacttaaaagaagggctaagaaatgaaaaaaactataTTCTTCCATTTAATCACACTAATGCTGCTTCTCTCGCTTAATGCCCGTGGGCTCTGCAGGGAAGAAAAAGTAAATGCAGTCATCTTTCAatcatattttgatattttatgtcTACAAGAAACAAGGTGGGATAGTTTAAGAGAAAAAGAGTTGTCAAATAAATGGAaagggaaaatgttttcatcaacaTCCAGTACTCGAGCGGGTGGGGTGGCTATATTTGTGAGGGAGGGTTTATTTANNNNNNNNNNNNNNNNNNNNNNNNNNNNNNNNNNNNNNNNNNNNNNNNNNNNNNNNNNNNNNNNNNNNNNNNNNNNNNNNNNNNNNNNNNNNNNNNNNNNAAAACGGCCTGCTGGAAATCAAGCTTTCGAAACTTATCGTGGCTCAATTCAAACCTTCTTATTCTCCTCCTGTGCAGTCCAAAGCAGACGCCGTGCTGGTCTTGACTGACAGCGATGATGCTCTTCTTCGACACGTGCCttttccattcattcattcacaacaaattGAGCGAAATGGAAAGCTATGGGAAAGCTTCTAGAACTGCACccttcaaggtggctgcatgttagagtagctctgttacattcattctgagatattacttttgaaaatattatttcctgctttttctacttgtaaatACCTGTATTATATGCTGTGCAGctacaatgattttttttactgaaaccatTTACTTTTGGTTatcttgttatgatgcgtaaccataacaacaaggtggctaTTTTCccaatcaggagcagctgattaacatcttttactcttcagtgttgaaTGTgtagaaccctgaagtccattcatggccagaaccaagtaGACCGCCCCTAAATCCACCAGAGGTAAAGCTCCTAGGAAGCAGCTTGCCACCAAAGCCGCCCATTGGAGCGCCCCGACCACCAGCcaagtgaagaagcctcacctctccAGCTataagagatccttcctgcccacagccatcagcaactataacaactcttttaacaaaaccaggagtatgagctacaacatttattttccctttgggattattaaagtatttttgaatttgaatttgaattgaatgctctcatttattttcacctttttaccATGCTGTTCATTTCTTGTGATTagaattatacttttttttcatgacGTGGGTGTAATTTTTACAGCAGACTTTAGGTGGCGTATTGAATTAGAAGTACCGTTATAACAAGACGATGGTCTGATTATATCGTAATAATGTAACAAACAGTCCtgtaaaacaaagcagaagtcTGCATTTATTAGCTCATATGCAGACTGACTCCCATTTTTTCCAATCTTTCGCGAACCACGTGATTTTCAGCATCCAATCGGCTCGCTGCCCGATCGGGGcgtttgttttccttctccgGTCGTGCCTGTCTCCGTCCTGCCGTTTCTTCTCCATGGCAACGCGACAGTTAGGGTCCACGGTCGGATATTTCAAACACCCTGCCGCGGTGACAGCAGCTAGTGCGAATGTTGTTAGCTGGAAACGATTAATTTCCACGTCATTATCGCGTATTTGTCTGATATGAAATAGGAGGTTTTGCTACATAACAGGCGGGTATTTCATGAACGGTTTGTTGCCACCGACTGAGCTCCTCCCTCCTATATGATACAGAGGCTTTACGGGCGAAAACAGGGATTTATTTTCGACAAAGACGCACAGAAACCGATGGTGAGTGATGACGGATATTAGTAGCCTCCGTTTGAATGTCAGCAGGCTATTCTGATTCGACCACAACCGTGTCGGCTGTGCCTCCACCTGTGTGTGTCCTCCCACCAGGCAACCAGTGCCAAGAGGCCGTCCCTGCAGGGTCCGGTGCCCCCTCCCCGCAAGAAGACGGCCCCCAAGCCGGAGCTGACCGAGGAGCAGAAGCAGGAGATCAGGGAGGCCTTCGAGCTCTTCGATACGGACGGCTCTGGGTTCATAGACGTGAAGGAGCTCAAGGTAGGAGGAGCCGCCGGCGTGGCGTTAAACACCGCCTGGGTTTTTACGTCTTCTTTGTCCCCCGGCTCAGGTTGCAATGAGAGCTCTGGGGTTCGAGCCAAAGAAGGAGGAGATCAAGAAGATGATCGCAGAGGTGGATAAGGAGGGCACGGGAAAGATCTCCTTCACCGACTTCCTGTCAGTCATGACGCAGAAAATGGTACACAAACgcatgtttatatatatatatacaggttAAACTTAAATGATGGGTGATTGTGGGCTTTGTGAGCACAGCTGAGACTGTTTGGAACATAACCAgtctcctttttttcatttcaggctGAAAAGGATTCCAAAGAGGAGATCATGAAGGCTTTCAGGCTGTTTGACGACGACGAGACGGGCAAGATCTCGTTCAAGAACCTGAAGAGAGTGGCCAAAGAGCTGGGAGAGAACCTGACGGACGAGGAGCTGCAGGTAATGTGCAGCAAAACACCATTCAGATTCCTCGAAGGAATACAGAGCAGCTTTAGGATAAAACTGTCTTGTGCTGAGAAGCGATGGAGTCgtagagccattttggtcaaaacttgaacAATTCTattgtgcacaatctcatgcaaaaCCATGACTTTCaactactgccacatcaaatcttagctcagtgtctgtaaaagtgactgagtcaCAACCATCTCTGtgcagctgtggtggccatcttgaattggattgactccaaaagttaatcagttgtagatgcacatgtGATGATTACTATCTTggaattttcattaaaatccatccagtggttcacgaggtattttgctaacagacggacagggtagatgccaacagttaatgctaaactTTTAGGCAAAGATGAGATGATTGaattatattcatttttgtgttttctaaggttagttggctgtggcagccatcttaaatcaggtcgactccaaaGTTCCGTCACTTGTAGACATATATTCAGGAATGGTTCATGAGACACTTTGCTGacagccatttttttccctgacGTCACTGCGTCACTCTCGAGATGTGTTCCCTGCAGGAGATGATAGATGAGGCAGACCGCGACGGCGACGGGGAGGTGAACGAGCAGGAGTTCCTGCGGATCATGAAGAAGACCTGCCTGTACTGACGGCCTTTCTGTGTGACGCTGTGAAAACCCCTCATTCCTACGTTGTGCCATGCATTTCACTTCACACCGGGCAGACCTACATCACCATCTGAACTCCAGCCGCCGCAGGCTTTAATTATGAGCGTCCAGTGCTGATCGTAACCAAAAACACATAGTTTATTAAACGGCGACAAAACACGATACGTTCCGACGCGATAAGCGGGCAGCGCTCCCTGTCACTCTGTGCCTCCTTCACGGCACGACGTCACGATCAGACACGTCCTCCTGCACCTGCGCACCTCCCACCACCTCTGAGCTACGAATGTTGCTGCGTTTCTCCATCAAGTATTTATCCTTCTGTTGtgcttttttcctgttttgtatttttgtgaacTGATGAGTAATTATGCACCCTTTAGTGTGGATTAAATATAATGAAGCAGTTCATCTCGCCTGTTGTTTTTCACACTTTATCAGCGTTTGGACAGCTTGACTTCTCgttttatctgatttatttgtttttttatcataaatgcTTGACTTTCTTTGCCTGCTGTGaccaaaatgatcaaattttcCATCAGCAGGTTGATTTTTCACTAGTGCCACgatttaacccttttttttcaccTAACTCCATGTCGGCGAGCCAGATTTTTAGTCCTTAAAGCTCATCAGTTCTGACTGATGCGTCAGCAGCAGGTGTCCAGTTATCAGGGCTGCATTTGGTTCTTAAAGCACGTCAGAAAACGATATTCATCCATCCGGGCAGACTCATATTCCACTTTCAAATATTTCCCTGATAACAGAGGATTGATGCGGGAACAAACacctatttttaattttgacaaattcagtttttaatgctcaaacagaagctaaaagtaaaattttctgTCACAGTCTGTCAGCAACACCTCATGACtcgaaacaaaaacattgaataTTTCTGCTCAAGTTATTTATCTGACCTGTGTAAGCAAAATACGGCCCGAGGGCCAGAAGAGGCCCCTGGACCATCTTGATCTGGACCCCGTtgccttaaaataaaacttaaaaacatcttGGAAAAAGACtaatgaaaacccaaaatttCATTGAGGAATTATTGagcaaatgtaaacaaaatcaacaagaaaCACTGCttatatttcaaattaaaacatagATAAATGTGAGCAGAGTCTGCGGGTGTAGTGGCCAAAACGTGCCAAGGATGAATGCTCCAGAAATTGGATTATTTTTAGTCAAGAAGGGTCTCTAGTGTGTCCAAATTACACACTAGATATTCAAAGAAAGTATTGCTGGGTTTCAAACAAGTACCCCATCTATGCTACACATCTTCCATATCTACATGGAAGAATATTGTTTTAAAGCGGTCAAtctcaaagcagcaaaaaaggTAAGCTACAGGACATGCTGCCATACAATacaaagggtttttttttccttttcttacaTTGATTTATTTGAGAAATACAGGGAGCTTCGTGcgtttctttttcagtttaatgttgTAGCTCAATTCCTTTTGAATCAAAATGGCTCCCTGGAGACAAAAGTTGCCCACTTCTGATTTTAATTGGAGgtgaaatactttttatttctctagaAACGTCACAAACAGAAGTTGGGCCATCTGTTTATCTGCCAATCTCTGCGCACAAAGATGTCAGATGCTGGTTACAAATACAAAATTTTATTTGGAAATTcaagaaaaacagacagcagaaatatctaaaaacacaaactcattaaaaaaaatttttttttaaagatttggatTTCAgtagcaaaaagacaaaatcctCAGAATCACATTATCCACAAACTCGACAGAcaaattcacaaacacaaacctgctgTCAAGCTTCAGATTTCACAGTTAAACACAGACGGTTAATAAAACGAACTCAGACTCGTTGAATGAGGTAGTTCGGATTTTTCCGGCTCAGCTTTCAGCCGAGTTTGGTCTTTGAGGCAAAGTCTGCGCTCAGCTTTCGCATCACCTCCGAGTGGCTCTGCCCCGCCAGCTCCTGCCGCACGCTGCCGTAGTTCTGTTTGACGAAGCTGGCGAAGGGCGTGGGGGCGCGCGGCGTGGAGGGCGCCAGCAGGACCAGCCGGCCCGTGCAGAGGGCGCACGCGAACCTCTGAGTGTCCAGAGACTTGGAATGGCGGCCGATCCTGTGGAGAAAACGGTACTCGCAGGTGAGCACAGAACGGTAAACAacgacccccccacccccgtcaGCCCAGCTCACGTGTTCTGGCAGCGGGTGCACTGGTACTGGAACTTGTACTTGATGTCGTAGCTGTGGCAGCGGGTGACCACGGGCAGCTCCGGGTGCACGAACGTGGCTTTGCGGGCGTACAGCTTCCAGAAGCTGCCGTGTCCGTCCCGCACGCCGTTTATCAGCCACGTCGCAGCGTGACACATCTCGTGTATCAGCGTGTCCCTGAGACGATCTGGGACGAGGACAATCCTCGTTACGCTAGGTTCTTATTCGGGGACAGTTACAGCAAACTAtttgtcaaattattattattttaaataaaaaggcattACCTGCCGAGTCGCAGACTTTCACCGACAGCTCGATTCGGGCGTAGCGCTTCCCTCCACCCTTCTCCTGTCCCGTGACGCAGTAGCCAGCTGTTTTACGCATCTTCTTATTCCAGGTCACTGACATATTGGTTGGAAGCTGAAATATTTAgtaaagagagagaaataaagcaaaatgttaATGAATAATGTCAAAAGTTTGGCACAAATGATGGAATAAGCGTTTCCTAGTGCTTAATTGAGTTAAGTTATAATGATACTGATAATACTGTTGCAATTTAACATTTATCCCTAATgcatttaaatggaaaaagaaaaaaataataaaacatatctgcaaaatgtcagcaaacaagcagaaagaaCACCTTGTTGTCAAACACGCTGGTGTTGTACAGCTGGTAGAGTTTGCTCATGAGTTCTTCCTTGTTGGTCTTGAAACCGGCCCCGTAGGTGGAGCCGGGGTTGGTGAGCGACTCCAAGAAGCAGCCGGGAGTCTTGCACACCACCACCCTAGGAGGAAATTAATCAAGACTAACGTCTGTCAGTCAAATGTATTTACAGAGCACTTTTCAGTAACAAGGCGATCCACAGTGCCTTACAacgttttacataaaaatacagagtcaaaacacacaacaatatctacaatatgagctgggataatctcaatgaaatctaaaataatctaaataatatcatgaaactaaacatatctaaaacatgagctaagatagtcaaAACAGAcaacatctaaaatatgagctgggaaaatctaagataatctaaatgaaaaacacacacaagataaactgaggaaaaccaaactatgatataatgaaagctaacataaactgaagtAGGATTTAAACACCTTAGTtgatcagacatgataaaaactaaactaaaaggtaccgaaaggctaactaagagtaccgaGGGCCAGCTGAGAgctaaatacattttaatgaaaggccaactaaaagtgtcagtaataaataaaaattaagggAGGGAGCAATAAGGGGAGAAGCTTTGACAGATGGTCATGCggggaaatataaaaacaataaaaaggtccAACATCGAGGTGTGAATGTGAAGTACCTGCTCAGGGCGCCGTGTCTGGGCTCAGTCTGACAGACTTTAGGCTTCACGATGGACGAGCTTCCCTTCGTCCTCACACGTCGAGGCGTTTCCCTTGACGACTTGGGGTTTGGTGTCGTGAACGACTTCACAGCAGGCGCAGAAACAACAGGATCCTTATTGGATTCTACATTTAAGAacaagacagagagaaaaataaataaataaaaatcagccttTTGATTAAGGAAGTCAAAATATTCATCGCCGACTTTACCTCTGGTGGTTTTAGGC carries:
- the cetn2 gene encoding caltractin isoform X1, whose amino-acid sequence is MIQRLYGRKQGFIFDKDAQKPMATSAKRPSLQGPVPPPRKKTAPKPELTEEQKQEIREAFELFDTDGSGFIDVKELKVAMRALGFEPKKEEIKKMIAEVDKEGTGKISFTDFLSVMTQKMAEKDSKEEIMKAFRLFDDDETGKISFKNLKRVAKELGENLTDEELQMCSLQEMIDEADRDGDGEVNEQEFLRIMKKTCLY
- the cetn2 gene encoding caltractin isoform X2, translating into MIQRLYGRKQGFIFDKDAQKPMATSAKRPSLQGPVPPPRKKTAPKPELTEEQKQEIREAFELFDTDGSGFIDVKELKVAMRALGFEPKKEEIKKMIAEVDKEGTGKISFTDFLSVMTQKMAEKDSKEEIMKAFRLFDDDETGKISFKNLKRVAKELGENLTDEELQEMIDEADRDGDGEVNEQEFLRIMKKTCLY
- the gcna gene encoding acidic repeat-containing protein isoform X2, yielding MNDELCNLFERVSQKMGWVDDGGLEAAENKLKGEMGKTRHEATSEPPSCAPRDSSDEEFDNFLVEKFTPKTKPRKPRSAAGTDSSEVLVLSSDDEVAFETFLDRVKTPATKPRKKPESGSEDSLKNFIVDYCSSDEDFIKTKSNFKVPDKNNTPAARHPFRRPLSLLNSPVFVSDSEDDDDDNVVIRSSWRTRHSKPKPHPKASKAKDDKNDEENCTPSPPLPPGSSLLNFPPIEARAPAVSSVRTFSAPAALEESGSSEEEFVSLLERLKRKNNLTGTSFSPKTTRESNKDPVVSAPAVKSFTTPNPKSSRETPRRVRTKGSSSIVKPKVCQTEPRHGALSRVVVCKTPGCFLESLTNPGSTYGAGFKTNKEELMSKLYQLYNTSVFDNKLPTNMSVTWNKKMRKTAGYCVTGQEKGGGKRYARIELSVKVCDSADRLRDTLIHEMCHAATWLINGVRDGHGSFWKLYARKATFVHPELPVVTRCHSYDIKYKFQYQCTRCQNTIGRHSKSLDTQRFACALCTGRLVLLAPSTPRAPTPFASFVKQNYGSVRQELAGQSHSEVMRKLSADFASKTKLG